A single genomic interval of Deltaproteobacteria bacterium harbors:
- a CDS encoding glycosyltransferase produces MGPFANFDLPRDVVMISTADWDAPLWTNKQQIASRLVSDFRVLYVEPLASLADGRRGYTHRYWRDPSGVHVLRPPGTVPFGQKIPQVNEINHRLVSPVIKERLEQLGFKDYILWLYPPTAAPYLQHLEPALSCYDCVDEYSAMPGAWLQVTRQMERKMLESVDAVFTTARSLYEDKVLHNKNTHHVPNVADFEHFHRASSASPAPELEGLRRPVIGFVGALNYKLDDHLLERLFEARTEWNFVFVGPDRGFGIEHFIHYHNVHFVGKKSIEELPAYLAGMDVCIIPYKIDRYTRGVLPMKLFEYLATGKPVVATRLPELEDYAHVVELAGDAQAFVESIERCLHGDHEEDRRRRVEIARENSWEKRISTILGHLETSWRSKAKRQ; encoded by the coding sequence ATGGGCCCGTTTGCCAACTTCGATCTGCCTCGGGACGTGGTGATGATCAGCACCGCGGACTGGGACGCGCCGCTGTGGACCAACAAGCAGCAGATCGCTTCGCGCCTCGTTTCCGATTTTCGCGTGCTCTACGTCGAGCCGCTCGCGAGTCTCGCCGATGGGCGGCGTGGCTACACGCACCGCTATTGGCGCGATCCGTCCGGCGTGCACGTGCTGCGTCCGCCGGGCACGGTGCCCTTCGGCCAGAAGATTCCGCAGGTCAACGAGATCAACCATCGGCTCGTGTCCCCCGTCATCAAGGAACGGCTGGAGCAACTCGGTTTCAAGGACTACATCCTCTGGCTGTATCCGCCGACCGCCGCGCCCTACCTGCAGCATCTCGAACCCGCGCTCTCGTGTTACGACTGCGTGGACGAGTATTCGGCGATGCCTGGGGCGTGGCTTCAGGTGACGCGGCAGATGGAACGCAAGATGCTCGAGAGCGTCGACGCGGTCTTCACCACCGCGCGCTCGCTGTATGAGGACAAGGTTCTGCACAACAAGAACACGCACCACGTGCCCAACGTGGCCGATTTCGAGCACTTTCACCGCGCGTCGTCGGCGAGCCCGGCGCCGGAGCTGGAGGGTCTGCGCCGCCCGGTGATCGGCTTCGTCGGCGCGCTCAACTACAAGCTCGACGATCACCTGCTGGAGCGCCTGTTCGAGGCGCGCACCGAGTGGAATTTCGTGTTTGTCGGCCCGGATCGGGGCTTCGGAATCGAGCACTTCATCCACTATCACAACGTCCACTTCGTCGGGAAAAAGAGCATCGAGGAACTGCCCGCGTACCTCGCCGGCATGGACGTGTGCATCATCCCCTACAAGATCGACCGTTACACGCGCGGCGTGCTGCCGATGAAGCTGTTCGAGTATCTCGCGACCGGCAAACCTGTGGTCGCGACGCGCCTTCCCGAGCTCGAGGACTACGCGCATGTCGTCGAACTCGCGGGCGACGCTCAGGCCTTCGTCGAGTCGATCGAGCGCTGCCTGCACGGCGACCACGAGGAAGACCGGCGGCGGCGCGTGGAAATCGCCCGCGAGAATTCGTGGGAGAAGCGCATCTCCACGATTCTCGGTCATCTGGAAACGTCGTGGCGAAGCAAGGCGAAACGCCAATAG
- the lspA gene encoding signal peptidase II, with product MTAERRGNATSVWRVKVLPVVSICAAVMALDRWTKVLARGAFSEGELREVIPGLFDLTLRYNTGAAFSLFDSSPVLFFLGVSGLAIAALISFLVQLGPEDRVQIWALGAVMGGALGNLWDRLAVGGVVDFLLFHYRSVAWPAFNVADIAIVVGVIVFLIENLRAGRKAEAR from the coding sequence GTGACGGCGGAACGGCGTGGGAATGCGACGTCGGTCTGGCGCGTGAAGGTGCTGCCGGTCGTGTCGATCTGCGCCGCCGTGATGGCGCTCGACCGGTGGACGAAGGTCCTCGCGCGCGGAGCGTTTTCCGAGGGCGAGCTGCGTGAGGTGATTCCCGGCCTGTTCGACCTGACGCTGCGGTACAACACCGGTGCGGCTTTCAGCCTCTTCGATTCGAGCCCGGTGCTGTTTTTTCTCGGCGTTTCGGGCCTCGCCATCGCCGCGCTGATCTCGTTTCTGGTGCAACTCGGCCCCGAGGACAGAGTGCAAATCTGGGCGCTCGGCGCCGTCATGGGCGGCGCGCTCGGCAATCTGTGGGACCGACTCGCGGTCGGCGGCGTGGTCGATTTTCTGCTCTTCCACTACCGGTCGGTCGCGTGGCCGGCGTTCAACGTCGCCGACATCGCCATCGTCGTCGGCGTCATCGTCTTTCTCATCGAAAACCTGCGCGCCGGGCGCAAGGCCGAGGCGCGCTGA
- the lspA gene encoding signal peptidase II yields the protein MSVYRNKFLVVAYGALTCLALDQITKFWVLRHFPFERSVAVVEGTFHITHKLNPGAAFGLFRGQPLPFFLVVSVIALGFIVYFVSRVAPDRLRLTVALSMILGGALGNISDRLRIGAVVDFLDLRFGSRIWPTFNVADIVIVVGVLLFLWDMSRHEMQWDSRRHDQPPNDDAILPPPDLREETP from the coding sequence TTGTCCGTTTATCGCAACAAGTTTCTCGTGGTCGCCTACGGCGCGCTCACGTGCCTCGCGCTGGACCAGATCACCAAGTTCTGGGTGCTGCGCCATTTCCCGTTCGAGCGCAGCGTCGCGGTCGTCGAGGGCACGTTCCACATCACGCACAAGCTCAACCCCGGCGCGGCCTTCGGGCTCTTCCGGGGCCAGCCCTTGCCGTTTTTTCTCGTCGTGTCGGTCATCGCACTCGGCTTCATTGTCTATTTCGTGTCGCGGGTCGCGCCCGACCGGCTGCGTCTCACGGTCGCCCTGTCGATGATTCTCGGCGGCGCGCTCGGCAACATCAGTGACCGGCTGCGCATCGGCGCGGTCGTCGATTTCCTCGATCTCCGGTTCGGTAGTCGCATCTGGCCGACCTTCAACGTGGCCGACATCGTGATCGTCGTGGGCGTGCTGCTCTTTTTGTGGGACATGAGCCGCCATGAGATGCAGTGGGATTCGCGACGTCACGACCAGCCGCCGAACGACGACGCGATCCTTCCCCCGCCCGACCTGCGTGAGGAGACTCCGTGA
- a CDS encoding glycosyltransferase, producing MLEGRDIVCVASANWDALWVNAQHLMHRLAARNRILYINNPGLRPPGASKSDFAKIVARLRGWFAGAREVEPNVFVLSPVTIPLHRFAFVRALNRILLRRRVKRWAAKLGMTRPILWTFLPTGIELVKQLGESAVIYQCVDDYAANPGVDVASLTDAERRLESLADLVIVTRPALAEAKRARAANVFYSPNCADVAHFETASAELPLGARDQFAGRKVIGYHGNLSGYKTDLPLLARVADAFPDAVLALVGPEGWGDPSTDLGELRVKPNVVFAGRQDRANLPAFVRAFDVGLLPLADNASTRASFPMKFYEYMACGKPIVATDLPSFAAYRDRPDLCRLAATPEAFVEEVRAALADPGDASVVAARIAEARAHDWPARVESIGVAVMNALAKPRTRVALVHDWLTGMRGGEKVLESLCELWPDADLFTLLYLPGKLSPVIERRRIFTSFVQKLPRAATAYRNYLPLFPYAIEQFDFRNYDLVISTSHCVAKGVITGPDTCHVSYLHTPMRYVWDQYDQYFGPARVKSRLKRAAIAFFAHHLRTWDAASASRVDAYTCNSAHVARRIRKFYGRDATVIHPPVDLGRFALGGASGDYYLIVSAFAPYKRLDLALEAARIGGFALKVAGSGEDLERLRASAPANVEFLGWCTDDEIAELYRGCRAFLFPGEEDFGITPLEAQACGKPVIAYAKGGALETVRGALTGEAVPPGATGVFFGEQTAESLLAAIRWFEANAGRFDPAAIRAHAEPFAREEFARKIRAFVDERFAAFGHERMGV from the coding sequence ATGCTCGAAGGCCGGGACATCGTGTGCGTCGCGTCCGCGAACTGGGACGCGCTGTGGGTGAACGCCCAGCACCTGATGCACAGACTCGCGGCGAGAAACCGCATCCTCTACATCAACAATCCCGGCCTGCGTCCCCCCGGCGCGTCGAAGTCCGACTTTGCGAAAATTGTCGCGAGGCTGCGCGGATGGTTTGCCGGCGCGCGCGAGGTCGAGCCCAACGTCTTCGTGCTGTCGCCCGTCACGATTCCGCTGCACCGTTTCGCTTTCGTGCGCGCGCTCAACCGCATCCTGCTGCGCCGCCGCGTGAAACGCTGGGCCGCGAAGCTCGGCATGACGCGGCCGATTCTGTGGACGTTTCTGCCCACCGGTATTGAACTCGTGAAGCAATTGGGCGAATCGGCGGTGATCTACCAGTGCGTGGACGACTACGCCGCGAACCCGGGCGTGGACGTCGCGTCGCTGACCGATGCCGAGCGCCGGTTGGAATCGCTCGCCGATCTCGTGATCGTGACGCGCCCGGCGCTGGCCGAGGCCAAACGCGCGCGCGCGGCGAATGTGTTCTATTCTCCGAACTGCGCCGACGTCGCCCACTTCGAAACGGCGAGCGCCGAATTGCCGCTCGGCGCCCGCGACCAATTCGCGGGACGCAAGGTGATCGGCTATCACGGGAATCTGAGCGGCTACAAGACCGATCTGCCGCTCCTCGCGCGCGTCGCCGATGCGTTCCCGGATGCCGTGCTCGCGCTCGTGGGTCCCGAAGGGTGGGGCGATCCGTCCACCGATCTCGGCGAACTGCGCGTCAAACCGAACGTCGTTTTCGCCGGGCGGCAGGATCGCGCGAACCTTCCAGCGTTCGTGCGCGCATTCGATGTGGGGTTGCTGCCGCTCGCGGATAACGCCTCGACGCGCGCCAGCTTTCCCATGAAATTCTACGAATACATGGCGTGCGGCAAACCGATCGTGGCGACCGATCTTCCGAGCTTCGCCGCGTATCGCGATCGGCCCGACCTGTGCCGCCTTGCGGCGACGCCGGAGGCGTTTGTCGAAGAGGTTCGCGCGGCGCTCGCCGATCCGGGCGACGCGTCGGTCGTCGCGGCGCGCATTGCCGAGGCCCGCGCCCACGACTGGCCGGCGCGAGTGGAAAGCATCGGGGTTGCGGTGATGAACGCGTTGGCGAAACCGCGTACGCGGGTCGCGCTCGTTCATGATTGGCTGACGGGCATGCGCGGCGGCGAAAAGGTGCTCGAATCGCTGTGCGAGCTGTGGCCCGATGCCGATTTGTTCACGCTGCTCTACCTGCCCGGCAAATTGTCGCCCGTGATTGAGCGACGCCGGATCTTCACGAGCTTCGTGCAAAAGCTCCCGCGCGCGGCCACGGCTTATCGCAACTACCTGCCGCTCTTCCCGTACGCGATCGAGCAATTCGACTTTCGCAACTACGACCTCGTGATTTCGACGTCGCACTGCGTGGCAAAGGGCGTCATCACCGGGCCCGACACGTGCCACGTCAGCTATCTGCATACTCCGATGCGCTACGTGTGGGATCAATACGATCAGTATTTCGGCCCGGCGCGTGTCAAGAGCCGCCTCAAACGCGCGGCGATCGCGTTCTTCGCGCACCATCTGCGCACGTGGGACGCGGCGAGTGCGTCGCGCGTGGACGCATACACCTGCAACAGCGCGCACGTCGCCCGGCGCATCCGCAAATTCTACGGACGCGACGCGACGGTGATTCATCCGCCCGTCGATCTCGGCCGCTTCGCGCTCGGCGGCGCAAGCGGTGACTACTATCTCATCGTCTCGGCGTTCGCGCCGTACAAGCGACTCGATCTCGCACTCGAAGCGGCCCGCATTGGCGGCTTCGCGCTCAAGGTCGCGGGTTCGGGCGAAGACCTCGAACGACTTCGTGCGAGCGCGCCCGCGAATGTCGAGTTTCTCGGTTGGTGCACCGACGACGAAATCGCCGAGCTCTACCGGGGCTGCCGCGCGTTTCTGTTCCCCGGCGAAGAGGACTTCGGCATTACGCCACTCGAGGCGCAAGCGTGCGGCAAGCCTGTCATCGCGTACGCCAAGGGCGGCGCGCTCGAAACCGTGCGCGGCGCGTTAACGGGCGAAGCGGTGCCTCCCGGCGCGACGGGCGTCTTTTTCGGGGAGCAGACCGCCGAGTCGTTGCTCGCCGCCATCCGCTGGTTCGAGGCGAACGCGGGCCGTTTCGATCCCGCCGCGATCCGCGCGCACGCCGAGCCCTTCGCGCGCGAGGAGTTCGCGCGAAAGATCCGCGCGTTCGTGGACGAGCGATTCGCCGCGTTCGGGCACGAACGCATGGGCGTATGA
- a CDS encoding undecaprenyl-phosphate glucose phosphotransferase, whose protein sequence is MLGRRRQFQSSLNLAIDLVVVVACWLVAYPIRFQSGLIALRVPHVPAFSTYAWIGALVALIWAVVFRANLANLEKTVPSLFREVAFVLRAHAISFLVFVVVTFFLAQYKPSRIVFGLFFVLSTATLIATHVLFRRALIARYRRGIGVRRALIVGTGELGRGLASRLLDHRELGLEIIGFLSDDAPMPERVLDRPVYGAPEDVAHVVRAERIELVLVALPLFAADRLRKVLEALDEELVDVKVVPDLYQYVTLRAAVEEFEGLPIVSLRDTPMHGWNALVKRAFDLVATSIGLVVLSPLLLGLAALVKLTSRGPVFYAQERMGLDGRTFRILKFRSMRTDAESATGAVWAVKDDPRRTRIGTFMRRTNLDELPQLLNVLAGHMSLVGPRPERPVFIEQFRTQIPKYMLRHRVKAGITGWAQANGWRGNTDLRRRIECDIYYIENWSLWLDIRIIWMTLARGFVDKNAY, encoded by the coding sequence GTGCTGGGTCGCCGCCGCCAGTTCCAGTCGAGTCTGAATCTCGCGATCGATCTCGTCGTCGTGGTGGCATGCTGGCTCGTCGCGTATCCGATCCGATTCCAAAGCGGGCTCATCGCGCTGCGCGTGCCGCACGTGCCCGCGTTTTCGACCTACGCGTGGATCGGCGCGCTCGTCGCGCTCATCTGGGCGGTTGTGTTCCGCGCCAATCTCGCGAATCTCGAAAAGACCGTACCCAGCCTGTTCCGCGAGGTCGCATTCGTCCTGCGTGCGCACGCGATTTCGTTTCTCGTTTTCGTCGTCGTCACGTTCTTTCTCGCGCAGTACAAGCCAAGCCGTATCGTCTTCGGTCTCTTCTTCGTGCTCTCGACGGCCACCCTCATCGCGACACACGTCTTGTTTCGCCGCGCGCTGATCGCGCGGTATCGGCGAGGTATCGGCGTGCGTCGCGCGCTGATCGTCGGAACGGGGGAGCTCGGCCGCGGGCTCGCGTCGCGCCTGCTCGATCACCGCGAGCTCGGCCTTGAAATTATCGGGTTCCTTTCGGACGACGCACCCATGCCCGAGCGCGTCCTCGACCGGCCCGTTTACGGCGCGCCGGAGGACGTCGCCCACGTCGTGCGCGCCGAGCGGATCGAACTCGTGCTCGTCGCGTTGCCGCTCTTTGCGGCCGATCGTTTGCGCAAGGTGCTCGAAGCCCTCGACGAGGAGCTCGTGGACGTCAAGGTCGTGCCCGACCTGTATCAGTACGTCACGCTGCGTGCGGCGGTCGAGGAATTCGAGGGATTGCCGATCGTCAGCCTGCGCGACACGCCGATGCACGGGTGGAATGCCTTGGTGAAACGCGCGTTCGATCTCGTCGCGACATCCATCGGCCTCGTGGTTCTTTCCCCGTTGCTGCTCGGCCTGGCGGCGCTGGTCAAACTCACGAGCCGCGGTCCCGTCTTCTACGCCCAGGAGCGTATGGGCCTCGACGGGCGCACCTTCCGCATCCTGAAGTTCCGGTCGATGCGCACGGACGCCGAGTCGGCCACCGGAGCGGTGTGGGCGGTCAAGGACGATCCGCGCCGAACGCGCATCGGCACGTTCATGCGGCGCACGAACCTCGACGAGCTGCCGCAGCTCCTCAACGTGCTGGCCGGGCACATGAGCCTGGTGGGTCCGCGTCCGGAAAGGCCCGTTTTTATTGAGCAATTCCGCACGCAGATCCCCAAGTACATGTTGAGGCACCGCGTCAAAGCTGGTATAACCGGCTGGGCTCAGGCCAACGGCTGGCGCGGAAACACCGACCTGCGGCGTCGCATCGAGTGCGACATCTACTACATCGAGAACTGGTCGCTCTGGTTGGACATTCGCATTATCTGGATGACCCTGGCGCGGGGATTTGTCGACAAGAACGCCTACTAG
- the lgt gene encoding prolipoprotein diacylglyceryl transferase, which produces MHPVLFTIFGVPVHAYGVMLACAFLGAIWIASRQVKEAGGDPEHISNMAIYVVILSMIGARLFHCFVFWDHYKDNPLQILNVREGGLVYYGGLIGGAIAGLAYLRRQKLPLAMYSDFVAPGIAFGLGTARIGCFLAGCCHGKTCPADFPFGVTFPPQSVGLSGVPLYPTQFAESILSYAICLFLYFVVRPRKRFHGQVIASFLVLYGLARIGLEFFRADPRGFMTLFHVSATAGLTAASATGLWKLLLATEALFETGPGLYAFRLSESQVVSLLLFGVSAVLWATLRKTQAVSKMIPAGAPAAKPNGGGDRARSTKKGGKKKR; this is translated from the coding sequence ATGCATCCGGTCCTGTTCACAATCTTCGGCGTGCCCGTGCATGCGTACGGCGTCATGCTGGCCTGCGCGTTTTTGGGCGCGATCTGGATCGCGAGCCGACAGGTCAAGGAAGCGGGCGGCGACCCCGAGCACATCAGCAACATGGCCATCTACGTGGTCATCCTGTCGATGATCGGCGCGCGACTTTTCCACTGCTTCGTATTTTGGGATCACTACAAGGACAACCCCCTGCAGATCCTGAACGTGCGCGAGGGCGGGCTCGTGTATTACGGCGGGCTCATCGGCGGGGCGATCGCCGGCCTCGCGTACCTGCGTCGTCAGAAACTCCCGCTCGCCATGTATTCGGACTTCGTCGCTCCCGGCATCGCGTTTGGCCTCGGCACGGCGCGCATCGGGTGTTTTCTCGCGGGCTGCTGCCACGGCAAGACCTGCCCGGCCGATTTTCCGTTCGGCGTGACCTTCCCGCCGCAGTCCGTCGGGCTCTCCGGCGTGCCGCTCTATCCCACGCAGTTCGCCGAATCGATTCTCTCCTACGCGATCTGCCTGTTCCTGTATTTCGTGGTGCGTCCGCGCAAGCGCTTTCACGGACAGGTGATTGCGTCGTTTCTGGTGCTCTACGGCCTCGCGCGCATCGGCCTCGAGTTTTTCCGCGCCGATCCACGCGGATTCATGACGCTCTTCCACGTGAGCGCGACGGCGGGGCTTACCGCCGCGTCCGCCACGGGTCTGTGGAAGCTGCTGCTCGCGACGGAGGCGCTTTTCGAGACCGGGCCGGGGCTTTACGCGTTTCGGCTCTCCGAGAGCCAGGTCGTGAGCCTTCTCCTGTTCGGCGTGTCGGCCGTCCTCTGGGCGACGTTGCGAAAGACGCAGGCCGTTTCTAAGATGATTCCGGCCGGCGCGCCCGCCGCAAAACCGAACGGGGGCGGCGACCGGGCGCGGTCCACGAAAAAAGGCGGAAAGAAGAAACGATGA
- a CDS encoding glycosyltransferase family 4 protein, translating to MAKQGETPIATLVLARDFPPDIGGVQTVVSELAARTPNTRVIARRTPGDEAFDRDFPAVLTRIAASEHGPRALRPILRQIALFLAVFRAWRTKRFGRIVCGYLAFAGPVAWIWRGLFGVPYTVLTYGTEIVRARDSMWSFAWRRILRDADFVATIAEPLVEILGAMEPGARVVKIPLGCTVSAYDPPPLPNPWRGVDHANRRVVLSVGRLVARKGFDTVIRALGDAGGRRGDTIYLVAGDGPDRARLESLAGECGVADRIVFAGRVEPEELRALYARCDVFVMPSRREGDDIEGFGLVFVEAGAFGKPVIGGDSGGVSEAVRDGVNGLLVDPTDPVALRDALDRMLNDADLAARLGKGGRLLATTEFTFERMSEVFHAAWSHGASLKS from the coding sequence GTGGCGAAGCAAGGCGAAACGCCAATAGCGACACTGGTCCTCGCCCGCGACTTCCCGCCCGACATCGGCGGGGTGCAGACCGTCGTCTCCGAACTCGCCGCGCGAACGCCGAACACGCGCGTCATCGCGCGCCGCACGCCGGGCGACGAGGCCTTCGATCGGGACTTTCCGGCCGTGTTGACGCGCATCGCCGCGAGCGAGCACGGCCCGCGAGCGCTGCGTCCAATCCTCCGCCAGATCGCGCTCTTCCTCGCGGTCTTTCGCGCGTGGCGTACGAAGCGCTTCGGCCGCATCGTCTGCGGCTACCTCGCCTTCGCCGGGCCGGTCGCCTGGATTTGGCGAGGGCTCTTCGGCGTGCCCTACACCGTGCTCACTTACGGCACCGAAATCGTCCGTGCGCGCGACTCGATGTGGTCGTTCGCGTGGCGGCGCATCCTGCGCGACGCTGATTTCGTCGCGACCATCGCCGAACCGCTCGTCGAAATCCTGGGTGCGATGGAGCCCGGCGCGCGCGTCGTGAAGATTCCTCTCGGATGCACCGTCTCGGCGTACGATCCCCCACCGCTGCCGAACCCTTGGCGCGGGGTCGATCACGCGAATCGGCGTGTCGTGCTGTCGGTCGGGCGGCTCGTGGCGCGCAAGGGCTTCGACACGGTGATCCGCGCGCTGGGCGACGCGGGCGGGCGGCGCGGCGACACGATTTACCTCGTGGCGGGCGACGGGCCCGATCGCGCGCGGTTGGAATCGCTTGCCGGGGAATGCGGCGTCGCAGATCGGATCGTATTCGCCGGGCGCGTCGAACCCGAGGAGCTTCGCGCGCTGTATGCTCGGTGCGACGTGTTCGTCATGCCGAGCCGTCGCGAGGGCGACGACATCGAAGGCTTCGGCCTCGTCTTCGTCGAGGCGGGCGCGTTCGGCAAGCCCGTCATCGGCGGCGACTCCGGCGGCGTCTCCGAGGCCGTTCGCGATGGCGTCAACGGCCTGCTCGTCGATCCCACGGACCCCGTTGCCCTGCGCGACGCGCTGGACAGGATGCTGAACGACGCGGATCTCGCCGCGCGTCTGGGCAAAGGCGGTCGCCTGCTCGCCACGACGGAATTCACATTCGAGCGCATGTCCGAGGTGTTTCACGCGGCATGGAGCCATGGCGCGTCGTTGAAATCGTAA